A region of Bombilactobacillus folatiphilus DNA encodes the following proteins:
- a CDS encoding O-antigen ligase family protein: MLYILVQPLLDVVTGWQVKLMPHFGLTIGVVIRAIVLVLIVFFIYLAARQRANWFDHLVPWYLGLLFLLVLVNLLISKLTKPNFSLFTEIAGSFKSVHYLLILLGMYYAFVNLTSEQIKRAIPAVIYWAQMMINVVMLIAAVTKTAFLTYPQGKLGQSGWFNAGNELGAILAITFPLVLLYAIQRSRQKGNYWAWLGVILGINSVIMVGTKSCFYGMLIALMAALVYEVVMLFLHTKPKNRKANALSTCLLVLLLGGVFAVYPQSPVHNNSAIQNRIIRENQKNKKKILKEKKRQKHMDHYEKFLLQNKELSNPLVAKLLSGRTNYFRLNSEQYAKAPLSQKLFGMGYGGNYLKVPRTVEMDWVDFFFQFGLLGFVITIVPLIGLILYLLYQFCRHFLQTKIQDNLLYFVSFGLGIFMSILSGHVLNAPGVSLYFGLVGAYLIFLLQDKPRGQRQLNTETISFV, encoded by the coding sequence ATGCTTTATATCTTGGTTCAGCCTTTATTAGACGTTGTGACAGGATGGCAAGTCAAATTGATGCCCCATTTTGGTTTGACAATTGGGGTTGTAATTAGGGCAATCGTCTTGGTTTTAATTGTATTTTTTATTTATTTAGCTGCGCGTCAACGGGCTAATTGGTTTGACCATCTAGTTCCGTGGTATTTGGGGTTATTGTTTTTACTTGTGTTAGTCAATTTATTGATTAGTAAATTGACTAAACCTAATTTTTCTTTGTTTACCGAAATTGCTGGTTCGTTTAAAAGTGTGCATTATTTATTGATATTGCTGGGAATGTATTATGCTTTTGTTAATTTGACGAGTGAGCAGATCAAACGAGCAATTCCTGCGGTAATTTACTGGGCTCAGATGATGATTAATGTGGTGATGCTCATTGCAGCAGTTACTAAAACGGCATTTTTAACATATCCACAGGGAAAATTAGGTCAAAGTGGTTGGTTTAATGCTGGCAATGAATTGGGAGCAATTCTGGCGATTACGTTTCCCTTAGTATTGTTGTACGCAATTCAACGTTCAAGGCAAAAGGGCAACTATTGGGCTTGGCTGGGTGTCATATTAGGGATTAATTCTGTGATTATGGTGGGAACCAAAAGCTGTTTTTATGGAATGTTGATTGCTTTGATGGCAGCTTTGGTCTATGAGGTAGTAATGCTTTTTTTGCACACTAAGCCTAAAAATCGGAAAGCTAATGCTTTGAGTACTTGTTTATTGGTGCTATTGTTAGGGGGCGTTTTTGCAGTTTATCCACAATCACCGGTTCATAATAATAGTGCTATTCAAAATCGGATTATTCGAGAAAATCAGAAGAATAAAAAGAAAATTTTAAAAGAAAAGAAAAGGCAGAAACATATGGATCATTATGAAAAGTTTCTGCTACAAAATAAAGAGTTGAGTAATCCATTGGTGGCAAAATTATTAAGTGGTCGGACTAATTATTTCCGTTTGAATAGTGAACAGTATGCGAAAGCGCCATTAAGTCAAAAATTGTTTGGAATGGGTTATGGAGGTAACTATCTCAAGGTACCTCGAACTGTAGAGATGGATTGGGTGGACTTTTTCTTCCAATTTGGTTTGTTAGGCTTTGTAATTACGATTGTTCCTTTAATTGGCTTGATCCTGTATTTGTTGTATCAATTTTGTCGGCATTTTTTGCAGACAAAAATCCAGGACAATTTATTATATTTTGTTTCATTTGGCTTAGGTATTTTTATGTCAATTTTGTCAGGGCATGTGTTAAATGCACCAGGTGTGAGTCTTTATTTTGGTCTAGTTGGTGCTTACCTAATCTTTTTGTTACAAGATAAACCACGAGGTCAACGGCAGCTTAATACTGAAACGATCAGTTTTGTATAA
- a CDS encoding ATP-grasp domain-containing protein has product MEFLGPKSTLGLISVDGSDVVVASQVLQMGLQLVILTTQPQLWHNFAGKIVVGDYRDPLVLDELFTQVDLVFYDNAELELPDLQQLKQPQKLVQGTEILDLMQDRYLERCFFNEHRLNITPYATVVGKEDLYRAVDEIGFPCVLKPIQRALYPKMQVTFENQEQIEQYQLPQGSFILESLIEIKQELFMLVTKDCLQQIQTYPLIQVTRQNTAKAALVVQEMDEVLVKEVQDIAQTIGQSLTYQGLFALKLCTTPSGMLYVERLYVGTVWAAQLFAQVTQSSQEELLLRSLCNWPIPVLEPWMNGCDLMVTDDQLLPAVGLLEQHPQWKLTMQNAFLDKKPAHLGDLWVFAKKTDQLINYVNSTKIWKV; this is encoded by the coding sequence ATGGAATTTTTAGGACCCAAGAGTACGCTCGGATTAATTAGTGTGGACGGTAGTGACGTAGTTGTTGCCAGTCAAGTGTTACAAATGGGCTTACAGCTAGTGATTTTAACTACTCAACCGCAATTGTGGCACAATTTTGCGGGCAAGATTGTGGTGGGGGATTATCGTGATCCATTAGTGTTAGATGAGTTATTTACGCAAGTGGATTTAGTTTTTTATGATAATGCCGAATTGGAATTGCCTGACTTGCAGCAATTGAAGCAACCGCAAAAACTAGTTCAAGGTACGGAAATTTTGGATTTGATGCAGGATCGTTATTTGGAACGATGCTTTTTTAATGAGCATCGATTGAATATCACGCCGTATGCCACGGTGGTTGGCAAGGAAGATTTGTATAGAGCTGTTGATGAAATTGGGTTTCCGTGTGTTCTGAAGCCGATTCAGCGTGCGCTTTATCCTAAAATGCAAGTTACTTTTGAAAATCAGGAGCAAATTGAGCAATATCAATTGCCGCAGGGTTCTTTTATTCTGGAATCTTTGATTGAGATTAAGCAAGAGTTGTTTATGTTAGTGACAAAAGATTGTTTGCAACAAATTCAAACTTATCCGTTAATTCAAGTAACCCGGCAGAATACTGCTAAAGCAGCGTTAGTTGTGCAAGAGATGGATGAAGTATTGGTGAAAGAAGTTCAAGATATTGCCCAAACAATAGGCCAATCCTTAACTTATCAAGGATTATTTGCATTAAAATTATGTACGACACCGTCAGGAATGTTGTATGTTGAGCGATTATATGTTGGCACGGTTTGGGCAGCGCAGCTATTTGCACAAGTGACTCAAAGTTCGCAAGAAGAGTTGTTGTTGCGTAGTTTGTGCAATTGGCCCATACCGGTATTGGAACCTTGGATGAATGGTTGTGATTTGATGGTTACTGATGATCAATTGTTACCGGCGGTGGGATTATTAGAGCAACATCCACAATGGAAACTTACGATGCAAAATGCTTTTTTAGATAAGAAGCCAGCCCATTTAGGTGATTTATGGGTTTTTGCGAAGAAAACAGATCAATTAATTAATTATGTAAATTCTACTAAGATTTGGAAAGTTTAA
- a CDS encoding glycoside hydrolase family 73 protein, which produces MGKTRKKRRSSRRYNNRSETNWLFGLLALSLGFVLAIVMINHIRQAIVQSQPQIQVQNKIDPKEHFIRQIKPAAVQYGSQYHVLPSITIAQAILESDWGKSKLASNYYNLFGVKDDTPQRSKEMKTKEYHHGEWTTVSANFRVYQNFAQSIAEHDALMVKGTTWNPQQYQHVLAADNYVDAAKALQQDGYATDPDYAQKLIEIIETYNLDQYDPK; this is translated from the coding sequence GTGGGTAAAACAAGAAAAAAACGGCGTTCATCAAGACGATATAATAATCGATCGGAGACCAATTGGCTATTTGGCTTACTGGCTTTAAGTTTAGGTTTTGTCCTAGCCATCGTGATGATCAATCATATTCGGCAAGCAATCGTACAGTCTCAACCTCAAATTCAAGTTCAAAATAAAATTGATCCTAAGGAACATTTTATTCGACAAATTAAACCTGCAGCAGTTCAGTATGGTAGTCAGTACCATGTTTTACCAAGTATTACAATTGCGCAGGCAATTTTGGAAAGTGATTGGGGCAAAAGTAAATTGGCGAGTAACTACTATAATTTATTTGGCGTGAAAGATGACACTCCACAACGTTCTAAAGAGATGAAAACCAAAGAATACCATCATGGCGAGTGGACGACTGTGAGTGCAAATTTTCGAGTCTATCAAAATTTTGCACAATCCATTGCGGAACATGATGCACTAATGGTCAAAGGTACTACTTGGAATCCACAACAATATCAACATGTACTTGCTGCGGATAATTATGTGGATGCAGCCAAAGCTCTTCAGCAAGATGGTTATGCGACGGATCCAGATTACGCTCAAAAATTAATTGAGATTATTGAAACGTATAATTTGGATCAATATGATCCCAAATAA
- a CDS encoding WecB/TagA/CpsF family glycosyltransferase, with protein sequence MLNKITILELPFISTTNQAFTQLLEQRLTRKQNTFIVTANPEIAVYAYDHPDYRNLIKTADYITPDGIGIIKAGQMLNTPLVERITGFDTLTSLLEIANKYSLKVYLLGAKPEIIQKTVTNIQQKYPKLKLVGYHDGYFQTEQPIMEQITQTQPDIVAVALGFPKQEEFIAKYRTVSPSTWIGVGGSFDVLSGSVKRAPTFIQNLHLEWLYRLLSHPTRLKRFGALPRFLKLIKQKH encoded by the coding sequence TTGCTAAACAAAATAACTATCCTAGAATTACCATTTATTAGCACCACTAATCAAGCCTTTACTCAATTATTAGAACAGCGCCTCACCCGAAAACAAAATACTTTTATCGTCACAGCTAATCCAGAAATCGCTGTCTATGCCTATGATCATCCCGACTATCGGAATTTAATTAAGACTGCTGATTATATTACCCCCGATGGCATCGGAATCATCAAAGCTGGTCAAATGCTCAATACTCCACTTGTTGAACGAATTACTGGATTTGATACACTTACTAGTTTACTAGAAATTGCAAATAAATATAGTCTAAAAGTGTATTTATTAGGGGCTAAACCTGAAATTATTCAAAAAACTGTCACCAATATCCAACAAAAATATCCCAAACTAAAACTTGTCGGCTATCATGATGGTTATTTTCAAACTGAGCAACCGATCATGGAGCAAATTACTCAGACCCAACCTGATATTGTTGCGGTCGCCTTGGGTTTTCCCAAACAAGAAGAATTCATTGCCAAATATCGAACTGTCAGTCCCAGCACTTGGATCGGCGTAGGCGGCAGCTTTGATGTGCTATCTGGAAGTGTCAAACGCGCACCAACTTTTATTCAGAACTTACACTTAGAATGGTTATATCGCTTATTAAGCCACCCCACACGTCTGAAACGCTTTGGTGCCTTACCGCGCTTTCTAAAATTAATCAAACAAAAGCATTAA
- the nadE gene encoding ammonia-dependent NAD(+) synthetase — protein sequence MRPLQKKIIAYERVQPKIDPAQEVQRSITFLQTFLQKNNLETLVLGISGGQDSTLTGRLCQLAVAQLRQQNPQRNYQFIAVRLPYSQQADEQDALKALEFIQPDQTMRVNIQPAVDAAVASIEANDLAISDFNKGNLKARQRMVVQYAIAGATKGAVVGTDHAAENITGFYTKYGDGATDITPLFRLDKRQGRVLLQYLGAPEALYQKTPTADLEEQRPSLADEVALGVTYQDIDDYLEGKDVSETAAEKIEAWYLKTEHKRQLPYTVFDQF from the coding sequence ATGCGGCCTTTACAAAAAAAGATTATTGCTTATGAACGTGTTCAGCCAAAGATTGATCCAGCACAAGAAGTACAACGTTCAATAACTTTTTTGCAAACTTTTTTACAAAAAAACAATTTAGAAACACTTGTATTAGGAATTTCGGGTGGACAAGATTCCACTTTGACCGGACGATTGTGTCAATTAGCGGTGGCTCAATTACGTCAACAAAATCCACAGCGTAATTATCAATTTATTGCTGTCCGTTTGCCCTATAGCCAACAGGCAGATGAACAAGACGCTTTGAAGGCATTAGAATTTATTCAGCCCGATCAGACGATGCGTGTAAATATTCAACCAGCAGTTGATGCAGCAGTGGCAAGTATTGAAGCTAACGATTTGGCGATTAGTGATTTTAATAAGGGCAATCTTAAAGCACGGCAGCGGATGGTTGTGCAATATGCTATCGCTGGTGCAACAAAGGGTGCTGTGGTGGGAACGGATCATGCAGCCGAAAATATTACAGGTTTTTATACCAAATATGGTGATGGTGCTACAGATATTACGCCGCTATTTAGGTTGGATAAGCGCCAAGGGCGTGTTTTGTTACAATATTTAGGGGCTCCTGAAGCTTTATATCAAAAAACACCTACGGCTGACTTGGAAGAGCAACGGCCAAGTTTAGCTGATGAAGTAGCTTTGGGAGTCACTTATCAAGATATTGATGACTATTTGGAAGGCAAGGACGTTTCAGAGACAGCGGCGGAAAAAATTGAAGCTTGGTATCTGAAAACGGAACATAAACGTCAGTTACCATATACAGTTTTTGATCAATTTTAA
- a CDS encoding xanthine phosphoribosyltransferase, which produces MRELEERIKQDGRVLNQDVLKVDTFLNHQVDPMLMQKIGHEFYKYFQDYPITKILTVESSGIAPAILTGLEFQVPVIFARKHRSITMNKDLYVADVYSFTKKVANKISIAKTFLNSQDHVLIIDDFLANGQAVSGLTEIIQQAGAHLEGVGIVIEKTFQKGRQLIDQQQIPILSLARISGFQNGKVIFTEK; this is translated from the coding sequence ATGCGTGAATTAGAAGAACGAATCAAACAAGATGGTCGGGTCTTAAATCAAGACGTATTAAAAGTTGATACTTTTTTAAATCATCAAGTTGATCCGATGTTGATGCAAAAAATTGGTCATGAATTTTACAAATATTTTCAAGATTATCCTATTACGAAAATTCTGACTGTAGAGTCTTCAGGTATTGCACCGGCGATCTTGACTGGTTTAGAATTTCAAGTTCCCGTCATTTTTGCTCGGAAACATCGTTCTATTACGATGAATAAGGATTTATATGTTGCAGATGTTTACTCATTTACGAAAAAAGTTGCTAATAAAATTAGTATTGCGAAAACATTTTTGAACAGTCAAGATCATGTTTTGATTATTGATGATTTTTTGGCAAATGGGCAAGCAGTGTCTGGTTTAACGGAAATTATTCAGCAAGCGGGGGCCCATTTGGAAGGCGTTGGGATTGTGATTGAAAAGACTTTCCAAAAGGGTCGCCAGCTAATTGATCAGCAACAAATTCCCATTCTTTCTTTAGCTCGAATTAGTGGTTTTCAGAATGGAAAAGTCATCTTTACAGAAAAATGA
- a CDS encoding cold-shock protein — translation MEHGTVKWFNAEKGYGFITREDGSDVFVHFSAINGEGYKTLEEGQGVTFDIEESDRGPQAVNVNKD, via the coding sequence ATGGAACATGGAACAGTAAAATGGTTTAACGCTGAAAAAGGTTATGGTTTTATTACTCGTGAAGATGGCAGTGATGTATTTGTACATTTCTCAGCTATCAATGGTGAAGGTTATAAAACTCTTGAAGAAGGTCAAGGCGTAACTTTCGATATCGAAGAAAGTGATCGTGGACCACAAGCAGTTAACGTAAATAAAGACTAA
- the purB gene encoding adenylosuccinate lyase has product MVVKRYQRPEMAYIWSEQNKYQAWLEVEIAVDRAWSKLGKIPASDLQKIEQNATFQVADILAMEEITKHDVVAFTRTISKSLGPEKKWIHFGVTSTDVVDTANGYLLKQANGLLQQDLKQLLAVVAQKAKQYKTTVMMGRTHGVHAEPTTFGLVLASWYSELKRDLERFDHAANGVQAGKISGAVGTFANVPPAVEAMVCAELGIHPQEISTQVLPRDLHAEYIMTLALIAASLERFALEIRHLQRTEVREVEEHFAQGQKGSSAMPHKRNPIGSENITGLARVMKGYVLPALEDIELWHERDISHSSVERIILPDATELLDYMLHRFTKILEDLTVFEDKMAEDLNVTHGLIYSQRVMLKLIDAGLSREEAYDLVQPKTAKVWAEQVDFRALLEDDERITRYLSVSDLDDAFDYHWHLKHLDEIFERVGLQ; this is encoded by the coding sequence ATGGTAGTTAAACGTTATCAACGTCCGGAAATGGCGTATATTTGGAGTGAGCAAAATAAGTATCAAGCTTGGCTAGAAGTTGAGATTGCGGTAGATCGTGCTTGGAGTAAACTAGGCAAAATCCCCGCGTCTGATTTGCAAAAAATTGAGCAAAATGCAACTTTTCAAGTGGCAGATATTTTAGCGATGGAGGAGATCACTAAGCATGATGTGGTAGCTTTTACGCGAACTATTTCCAAAAGTTTGGGACCGGAAAAAAAGTGGATTCATTTTGGTGTCACGTCCACAGATGTCGTAGATACAGCGAATGGTTATCTGCTCAAGCAAGCGAATGGTTTATTGCAGCAAGATTTAAAACAATTATTAGCAGTCGTGGCCCAAAAAGCGAAACAATATAAAACAACCGTGATGATGGGCCGCACGCACGGTGTTCATGCGGAACCAACAACTTTTGGTTTGGTGCTGGCTAGCTGGTATTCGGAATTAAAGCGGGATTTGGAGCGCTTTGATCATGCTGCCAACGGCGTCCAGGCAGGCAAGATTAGTGGCGCGGTGGGAACTTTTGCGAATGTGCCCCCAGCAGTGGAAGCAATGGTTTGTGCAGAATTAGGGATACATCCGCAGGAGATTTCAACACAAGTGTTGCCACGTGATTTACATGCTGAGTATATTATGACTTTAGCGTTAATCGCAGCTAGTTTGGAACGCTTTGCACTAGAAATTAGGCATTTGCAACGGACGGAAGTCCGCGAAGTGGAGGAACATTTTGCCCAAGGTCAAAAGGGTTCGTCGGCGATGCCGCATAAGCGAAATCCGATTGGTTCTGAGAATATTACTGGCTTGGCACGTGTGATGAAAGGCTATGTGCTGCCTGCTTTGGAGGATATTGAATTATGGCATGAGCGGGATATTTCGCATAGTTCAGTTGAGCGAATTATTCTGCCCGATGCTACGGAATTGTTGGATTATATGTTACATCGATTTACGAAAATTTTAGAAGATTTAACTGTTTTTGAAGACAAAATGGCTGAGGATTTGAACGTCACGCACGGTTTGATTTATTCACAACGAGTCATGTTGAAATTGATTGATGCGGGCTTGAGCCGCGAAGAAGCCTATGATTTGGTGCAACCAAAGACTGCAAAAGTATGGGCAGAACAAGTTGATTTTCGAGCACTGTTAGAAGACGATGAGCGAATTACTCGTTATTTAAGTGTCAGTGATTTGGATGATGCGTTTGATTATCATTGGCATTTAAAGCATTTAGATGAAATTTTCGAGCGTGTAGGTCTACAATAA
- a CDS encoding glycosyltransferase family 4 protein, with protein sequence MKTLQVNAGNETGGGRTLIINLLRALTDQGVDSQLLVFERGPVSDWAAKWDIPTTIMNQDGQLDLRVAGRLKKFINDNQIDVVNTHGPRANFIMGLIHKHVKAKWVATVHSDPYVDFADNLKGKVMTKLNINAFKKADLLTLVTARFQPILEQAGIESTKINPIFNAIYFRETPPQTQRQKIFTLVNIARLVPVKNQQLLLRALAQVDFDYRLQLVGNGPTEDQLKQLVQELQIQDRIDFIGFKDDTTPYYQNSDLFVLPSTSEGFPMVLLESANNGLPMIVSDTGSDAQVVHEDTGWVVAINDLEQLKQALVAAHESWQNDGLRTRGQKFYQYCATNFSSTRLAQTVMKIYEDVLK encoded by the coding sequence ATGAAAACTTTACAGGTGAATGCCGGCAATGAAACTGGTGGTGGTCGAACTTTAATAATTAATCTGTTACGTGCATTGACAGATCAAGGTGTGGATTCCCAATTATTAGTTTTTGAGCGTGGTCCGGTCTCTGATTGGGCGGCTAAATGGGATATTCCAACGACGATTATGAATCAAGATGGTCAATTAGATTTGCGCGTAGCAGGTCGTTTGAAAAAATTTATCAATGATAATCAAATTGATGTGGTTAATACACATGGTCCACGAGCTAATTTTATTATGGGATTAATCCATAAACATGTGAAAGCCAAATGGGTGGCAACGGTGCACAGTGATCCTTATGTTGATTTTGCGGATAACTTAAAGGGCAAGGTAATGACAAAGTTGAATATCAATGCTTTTAAAAAAGCTGATTTATTAACTTTAGTAACGGCACGTTTTCAACCAATTTTGGAACAAGCAGGAATAGAATCAACCAAAATTAATCCAATTTTTAATGCTATTTATTTTCGTGAGACTCCTCCCCAAACTCAGCGTCAAAAGATTTTTACTTTGGTAAATATTGCGCGGTTAGTTCCAGTGAAAAATCAGCAATTATTATTGCGAGCTTTAGCACAAGTCGATTTTGATTATCGTTTGCAATTAGTCGGTAACGGTCCAACGGAAGACCAATTAAAGCAATTAGTGCAGGAGTTACAAATTCAAGATCGAATTGATTTTATCGGCTTTAAGGATGATACAACGCCGTATTACCAGAATTCTGATTTATTTGTATTGCCTTCAACTTCAGAGGGTTTTCCGATGGTCTTACTTGAGTCAGCTAATAATGGGTTACCGATGATTGTTAGCGATACGGGATCTGATGCACAGGTGGTGCATGAAGATACTGGTTGGGTAGTAGCAATTAACGATTTAGAACAATTGAAGCAAGCTTTAGTAGCTGCGCATGAGTCGTGGCAAAATGATGGATTACGGACTCGTGGTCAAAAATTTTATCAATATTGTGCGACTAATTTTTCCAGTACGCGTTTGGCGCAAACGGTCATGAAGATTTATGAAGATGTGTTAAAGTAA
- the pcrA gene encoding DNA helicase PcrA produces MSEAAILQGLNDKQKQATVTTQGPLLVLAGAGSGKTRVLTHRIAYLIEEQCVLPWHILAITFTNKAAKEMQARVQKLLGEQAQGVWVSTFHAMCVRILRREAQALGFSRAFTITGSSEQLTLVKQILKQLNLDPKKYDPRALLSIISSAKNELLTPKGYAHTASGPFEEVAAQVYQRYQAELANNQSMDFDDLIMQTTVLFEQNPLILERYQDKFQYIHVDEYQDTNDAQYRLVNLLAAKNQNLCVVGDGDQSIYGWRGANMDNIMNFEKDYPQAQTILLEQNYRSTKTILQAANDVIKNNDYRKPKALWTDNAQGEQITYYRAGSEQDEALYVVDQISKLHQEDNYRLKDFAILYRTNAQSRVFEDKLLKANLAYKIIGGHKFYDRKEIRDVLAYLQLVANPQDSMSFQRIINEPKRGIGAGSLDKLRQAADEKNVNLLEAALNADSVIGLTKKVRTNLQQFAQMIQALSQDYAGQKMTDLMQAVLEQSGYVANLEHQDNLESQTRLENIQELLTVTQDFDRCYEPEDEQAEPLIDFLAELALVSSEDAEDDQDDQLTLMTLHAAKGLEFPIVFLVGMEEGIFPLSRSLTDENQLEEERRLAYVGITRAQEKLYLTSAWSRMLYGRSQSNPQSRFVDEIDSELLDQKTSTVAAQSSTSYPFDQKRSLRRIRKPQQKPVAPQVSNKSDAGDVAWQVGQQVAHKKWGVGTVVKVNGQGEAAELDIAFTEPIGVKRLLAEFAPIKKV; encoded by the coding sequence ATGTCGGAAGCGGCAATTTTGCAAGGATTAAATGATAAACAAAAGCAAGCAACGGTCACGACACAAGGCCCCTTACTTGTTTTAGCCGGCGCAGGCAGTGGTAAAACGCGGGTTTTGACACATCGGATTGCGTATCTGATTGAAGAACAGTGTGTGTTGCCGTGGCACATTTTGGCGATTACTTTCACGAATAAAGCGGCGAAAGAAATGCAAGCGCGCGTCCAAAAATTGTTAGGTGAGCAAGCACAGGGTGTTTGGGTATCGACTTTTCATGCGATGTGTGTTCGCATTTTACGTCGAGAAGCGCAAGCGTTAGGTTTTAGTCGAGCGTTTACAATCACAGGTTCTTCAGAGCAACTGACGTTAGTCAAACAGATATTAAAACAATTAAATTTAGATCCGAAAAAATATGATCCTCGGGCATTACTCAGTATCATAAGTAGTGCCAAAAATGAATTATTAACGCCTAAAGGTTATGCTCATACAGCCAGCGGTCCGTTTGAAGAAGTAGCCGCGCAAGTTTACCAGCGTTATCAGGCTGAGTTAGCTAATAATCAGAGTATGGATTTTGATGATTTGATTATGCAGACAACGGTTTTGTTTGAGCAGAATCCTCTCATTTTAGAACGTTACCAAGATAAATTTCAATATATTCATGTCGATGAATATCAGGATACGAATGATGCACAATACCGTTTGGTCAATCTGCTTGCTGCTAAAAATCAAAATCTTTGTGTCGTTGGTGATGGCGACCAGAGTATTTATGGTTGGCGAGGCGCCAATATGGATAATATTATGAATTTTGAAAAAGATTATCCACAAGCGCAAACCATTTTACTGGAACAAAATTATCGTTCGACGAAAACAATTCTGCAAGCGGCAAATGATGTTATTAAAAATAATGATTATCGTAAGCCCAAAGCACTGTGGACAGACAACGCGCAAGGTGAACAAATTACGTATTATCGGGCTGGTTCTGAACAAGATGAGGCCTTATACGTTGTGGATCAAATTAGTAAATTGCATCAAGAAGACAATTATCGGCTGAAGGATTTTGCAATTTTGTATCGGACGAATGCGCAATCACGGGTGTTTGAAGATAAGTTATTAAAAGCTAATTTGGCATATAAAATTATTGGAGGGCATAAGTTTTATGATCGTAAAGAAATTCGGGATGTTTTAGCTTATTTGCAATTGGTGGCTAATCCCCAGGATTCAATGAGTTTTCAAAGAATTATTAATGAGCCGAAGCGCGGAATTGGAGCTGGTTCATTAGACAAATTACGCCAAGCGGCCGACGAAAAAAATGTTAACTTGTTAGAAGCAGCATTAAATGCGGATAGTGTTATTGGCTTAACCAAAAAGGTGCGGACGAATCTGCAACAATTTGCACAAATGATTCAGGCGTTAAGTCAGGATTATGCGGGACAAAAAATGACAGATTTGATGCAAGCGGTGTTGGAACAAAGTGGCTACGTGGCTAACTTGGAGCATCAAGATAATTTGGAGTCACAAACACGTTTAGAAAATATTCAAGAATTATTAACAGTTACCCAAGATTTTGATCGTTGTTATGAACCAGAAGACGAGCAGGCTGAACCCTTGATTGATTTTTTGGCAGAATTAGCATTAGTCAGTAGCGAAGATGCTGAAGATGACCAAGATGATCAGTTAACTTTGATGACGTTACATGCGGCGAAGGGCTTAGAATTCCCGATTGTCTTTTTAGTGGGGATGGAGGAAGGTATTTTTCCATTAAGTCGGTCCTTAACGGATGAAAATCAATTAGAGGAAGAACGGCGCTTGGCATATGTCGGCATTACACGAGCACAAGAAAAGTTGTATTTGACTAGTGCTTGGTCGCGCATGTTGTATGGTCGTTCCCAGAGCAATCCTCAATCGCGTTTTGTAGATGAGATTGATAGTGAGTTATTAGATCAAAAGACGTCGACGGTCGCAGCACAAAGTTCAACGAGTTATCCATTTGATCAAAAGCGCTCATTGCGGCGGATCCGTAAGCCTCAACAAAAACCAGTTGCGCCTCAGGTAAGTAATAAAAGTGATGCCGGTGATGTTGCTTGGCAAGTCGGTCAACAAGTTGCGCATAAAAAATGGGGCGTTGGGACGGTTGTCAAAGTGAATGGACAAGGCGAAGCTGCTGAATTAGATATTGCTTTTACAGAACCGATAGGTGTGAAGCGATTGTTGGCAGAATTTGCCCCGATTAAAAAAGTTTAG